In Setaria viridis chromosome 5, Setaria_viridis_v4.0, whole genome shotgun sequence, the genomic stretch GCCTCCCCTCGTCCCCACTACGGCTCCGCATCCCCCCACCACCCTCATCCTCCCCGGCGTCCATACGCCGCTACCCCatcgtcatcccgccgccatGGGCAATTGCTGCCCAGGCTCCGGGGATgcggagcccgcccccgccgcctccactgaCCCCTCTTCCCGCctcggctccggcgccgcgtcCCTCAAGGCCGGCGTCTCGGCCGGCTCGGCCCCGACCCCCACCAAGCCGCCGGCGCCAATCGGCCCCGTCCTGGGCCGCCCCATGGAGGACGTGCGCAGCATCTACACCGTCGGCAAGGAGCTCGGCCGCGGGCAGTTCGGCGTCACCAGCCTCTGCACGCACAAGGCCACCGGGGAGCGCTTCGCGTGCAAGACCATCGCCAAGCGGAAGCTGTCGACCAAGGAGGACGTGGAGGACGTCCGCCGGGAGGTCCAGATCATGTACCACCTCGCCGGCCAGCCCAACATCGTGGAGCTCAAGGGCGCGTACGAGGACAAGCAGTCGGTGCACCTCGTCATGGAGCTCTGCGCCGGCGGGGAGCTCTTCGACCGGATCATCGCCAAGGGCAAGTAcacggagcgcgccgccgcgtcgctgcTCCGCACCATCGTGGAGATCGTGCACACCTGCCACTCCCTCGGCGTCATCCACCGGGACCTCAAGCCCGAGaacttcctcctcctcagcaAGGACGAGCACGCGCCGCTCAAGGCCACCGATTTCGGGCTCTCCGTCTTCTTCAAGCAAGGGGAGGTGTTCAAGGACATCGTCGGCAGCGCATACTACATCGCGCCGGAGGTGCTCAAGAGGAACTATGGCCCCGAGGCCGACATCTGGAGCATCGGCGTCATCCTCTACATCCTCCTCTGCGGAGTGCCGCC encodes the following:
- the LOC117858382 gene encoding calcium-dependent protein kinase 2, with translation MGNCCPGSGDAEPAPAASTDPSSRLGSGAASLKAGVSAGSAPTPTKPPAPIGPVLGRPMEDVRSIYTVGKELGRGQFGVTSLCTHKATGERFACKTIAKRKLSTKEDVEDVRREVQIMYHLAGQPNIVELKGAYEDKQSVHLVMELCAGGELFDRIIAKGKYTERAAASLLRTIVEIVHTCHSLGVIHRDLKPENFLLLSKDEHAPLKATDFGLSVFFKQGEVFKDIVGSAYYIAPEVLKRNYGPEADIWSIGVILYILLCGVPPFWAESEHGIFNAILRGQVDFSSDPWPRISPGAKDLVKKMLTTDPRKRISAYDVLNHPWIKEDGEAPDTPLDNAVTNRLKQFRAMNQFKKAALRVIAGCLSEEEIRGLKEMFKSMDADNSGTITVDELRRGLAKQGTKLSEAEVEQLMEAADADGNGTIDYEEFITATMHMNRMDREEHLYTAFQYFDKDGSGCISKEELEQALKEKGLLDGRDIKEIISEVDADNDGRIDYSEFVAMMRKGNPEQNHKKRRDVVL